CTGGTGGGTGGAAGGGTTACTGGGGAAGAGGAGGGCAGGTGAGTTCAGGTGAGTTCGGGGAGATCGTTAGGTCTGAATGAGGGGCTGTACGTTCTTTATCCCTCGGCCCCGACACCACCTAGTCCTCCCACTCTCTGCTTGAATTGCATGAATGCTTCTTGCTGGGTGGAACTGTACCTGGGCTGACAACTTGTACGATCTTCCAGCTTGAAATCTTGCGATATCGGCTTGACACACTGACTCGCAAAACTATGTGAACGAATATGTGGCTGGATGAATAGAGGGTGGAGAAGAGGGTGAAtgagggagggaagaaagagatCGAGTGGATCGTCAAATCATCTCCAGCCTCGGTAACAgcgtctgtatgtgtgtgagagcgagacAGGCAGAAAGAGTAATTACGATTTGAACgataataaatgaatttgtaaagcacatttaatgcctactttcttctttctgacaCTTTCCAGGAATCATGCCTGTCAGACTTTAGGTTTATCTTTGGTGACGAGGAAGACTGCTTTTTtccatggacgtgtgtaggtggactgctgactgtctgccaagaccaacgcttaggcTCTTGCGAAGTTTTCCGCTGTTAGtgtcggcgagcctaaacaaagaatgtgactaaaccggaagcttagtAGTCTCTTGCcttcattttagtagttaatctgaaatgtgactaaaccgaaagctttgtagtctcttgcctcattttagtagttaatctgaaatgtgaataaaccggaagctttgtagtctcatgcagcgttttagtagttaactggagaaaaatcgtctgccaacagtccagtaatacaagttcgtgttgtttttgttcatgtttttcCTGATGCCTCAGAGTTTCTCTTCAGTGTGGTTTTACTGAAGCCACCTATCTCTCCATGTCTGTCATGTGGGCAAATCTGTGGGCCATGCACAAGGGTCTGTGGGCCTAATGTCTACTGATAAGTGTGCGACTTCGAGTATGTAAACGCCTTGCGTCAGTCTTCGCTGGTGGGATAAGGGGCTCTATAAATAAACTCTATTGTTAGTAGTAATAGTATTAATTAGAGACAATAAAGCTTGTCACAAAGATCTTTTACTGTCTCACAACACATATCATCTGTTACGATGTGAATATCAAGGCTTAATTCTTGTTCATATAGAGTGGCTTTGTTCAGTACCTTTTTCTCTGGGATAAAAACCATCTTAGCAAGCTGCCCCTCAGGGAAGGTGAGGTCAAACGTAGTTGTTATCTTTAGGGTTATTGAGGAGTGAAGTGCTTCTTTATACTTCCATGATGAGGGTCAGGGCACAGAATAAAATAGTTATGACAGGATCCTCGAAAACTGCACAGAAGTGGTTTCAACTGCCACAGTTGTACAattgtgtttctctttctttttgtgaaatatttcaccTTTAAGTGAAGGacagttgttttttctttgctaaaCATAGAAGTTAGTATTTATTTGCAGTATTATTCCTTGGTTAAAATGGAATAAACAGCAAAACGTAAAATCcaattttcaatttaaaatataaaaagttgaACATGTTGCCTGCTTActtttaaattctgtttctttattttctattcAGGGCTACATATTTCTAATGGTTTAGTGAGGTGTATATCTTTCTAATGACTACATGTAAAACTCAGCACAAGATATATTGCCCGAGAGATTGGTCTTTACATTCTGTTTTCGAGATAAACTCATCAAACATATCACAGAAAGATGTAGAACAGGTGAAGACAATCTTATGTGCAGATAACTTGATCCCAGAAAAGTTTTAGCTGCAACAACTTTAACTgtcatgtacaatcctgattGTATTAGTAACCTCTTTCTGTGAGTGCTATATGTAGGCCAGCTTTGTGAGAGCAGAAGATGTTCAAAAAGAGCATTTGTATTTACTAGTTTATTTAAGAATTTTAAAGGtaagttatttacattttacctGCCCACACAAGcctcacatccacacacacagacatcaacacagagaaaaaaagagggttaCTCAGTAGCACCAACAGAGGCTTTACTTTTGATTGTTAATACCTTTATGGAGTGCTGATACAAAGGTTATttcaactgaaaacaaaactttaaaaacagaTGAAACTGTGATATATTAGTCTATGACAGTTCTAGAACAAATGTTGCATAACTTCTACATTTGAATACAAAACAGATGTGCAAAATCATATATAATAAgcgaaatcttttttttttttttttgatttttgattttattgttttttgtttgtatgttttttgtttttgtttttgtttcttctggcAGCTTATTGACGATTGAATCCTTTAAAATGTTGAGATTATCCAACCAATTCGACTTATTTACAGAGTGGGAAAGAGGGATAACTCGTGCAGATATAGAAGCTTCTAGTAAGCGTGCTATCTTTTAAGCTGAATATGAGTTTCAAACTCCTCCATtaaatttacaaagaaaaaagctgaaatactaaaaaaaaagtataattaaaaaatatctgagtaattttttttccagctgcgCCTCAAGTGAAGAAACGAACGGAGAACAGTTTCAAATGTGAGTGTGATGTAAAGTTAGAAATGTATGGATTCACTGTATGTTAATAAATCATATAAACTCTATTTTCTACAGCCTGGTGTGTGGATACTGTTATGGTATTGTATAATGAAGATCACTTTGGCGATCGGCGGTTCAGCAGGTCTGGGTTGTTCTGCAAGGTACGCAGCAGTCTCTCCAGAGCGCGCTTTGAATTCTCGTCACCTGGGGACACAAAGAAAGTGTGTTTACAAATTACAATTCTGCCGAGAAAATCCAGGAAGCTAGACGGCAAAATCTATTCAGCACAACTGTGAACCTGTTTTCACATGGCTTAAGAAACTCAACTGGTGCAGGTACAATATAAGGTGGTAAAGACATCGGAGGTAAGTGTACTACGTACTCGATTCAGTTGCGGCAGGTGTAGTGGTTTCAGATGTTGCAAAGGCTTGGGCCAGTTTAAAGGAAAAGCTGTTTCCGCTCTCAATGATTGTTTGAAGAGAGGACAAGACCTTGACGACGATCCCAAGCGCTTGGGTCTTCGTCAAACTGTCTGTCGACAAAACCAACATCCGGGGCTGTGAGTAGCACTTCAACAAGCTGTAGCTGGCTGTTctctattattttctcttttccagACATTCAGCAAACCATGCATGCACGTCCCATCAAGTAGGAACACGTCTTTGTTAATGAAACTCAAACATATCTAAATGAATAATGTGTGTATGCAGGCATGTATTCAAATTACTGTCGTCCATACTGATTGACTAACTGACTGACTAATTGACTGActaactgactgactgactatTACCATTATCAATTTCGGCGTTCAGCTCCTTGATGTCATTTATGTGTCCGGCGAGGCAGCCCACATCATTGATAAATGCCTTGGACAGTTCCTCGGGGACCGTGATGCCCTGAGCTGCGTCGGCAAACTCTCCTCCCTCTGTTATGAGAGACATCACAGTTACACACAGCATCGCCGCAACAGGTTGCATGTACAAACACACCATCCTCACCAAGACACGCTTCcctcacactgtcacacacatcATCGCCACCGACACAACTCACGGGTATGTTCTTACGGATGTAAACATCATAGAAAACGACAAGTGGAATGCGAATATTCTCAGTACAACACTCAGTGAATAATCATTACTTACTAAGTTCCAGATTGCTAAAAGAAGAACAAATCGCATCTTCTTTGAATCCTATGGAACCtggaaaatagagaaaaagcaATTTTAATTATAACAGATCTGCCATCTACCTTCTCCACAGAGAAATAGTGAATAAAGCTGGATGTCGCGGATACcaaatcagtgtgtgtgtgtttgtggtggttgataagaaagagagaaatgctGGATGTAACAAACTCACTTGAGCTGGTGATAACACGGTAGAGCAGCCACATAGAAGTTTGAACATTCTTGCTGACGGCCATGGCAGCCTGGCCCAGGGCATCCTGCAGCGCCTCGCCCACTGCTACAGCATCTGAAACAAAGCCTCATCTGTCAACCTCTTCTGTTACTCAATGGCCAACTAACGACAGCAATAAATATCAGTTTCTTGAACATATGAGTGTCATCAACTCAGGTGTCTAAAGGTATCTCTAAGTATTGCTGAGGGTTGCTCCTGTTCACGAATGACTGCTTGTATTTTACAGAGGTTTCAAGTCCAGCGAACTCTGAATGTGTTCAGTGAGCACAGAAAGTGTTATAAGGCTAAGAAGGCAAACTGAGGTGTGGGTCTGGTCATGTTACATCATGTGGGAGTACATTACAAAGGCCTGGCAAACAAAACTGGCAACTGAAGTCCTTGGGAACGATCCAAACCTTGCAACACGCATCACATTGTCATGATGTTCCGCACGACAGACTTTTCTTACCACGCACATCCGGTAAGACCAGGGAAGAGATAGGGTGAGACTGTAATCGCAGTGAGAGTATATAttacagacagaagaagaagaaaaggtttTATCCTCGACTGCAGGTTACTTCCACACGACAGCACACTGTCTTCAGGTTACATATGTAAACTATTTAAAGAGTTATCTCACACTGCATCAGTTAAACGCCTTGCCATGGATGGCATGTGCTTCTATAGAAAAACATTGTGTATTCATGCAACTACTCATaggcattgtgtgtgtgtgtgctgtatacatgtatacgtTTGTGTGCGACAGAGATACTGTCTACGTCACAGCATTGAGAATGATGGCGGCAATGAAATGCGCTataggattattattattattattattattattattattattattattattattattattattattattattattattattattattattattattattattattattattatcatcatcatcaccaccacaaccttAAAATCTGTACACCACCTCCTGTATTTTTCAGtcactgaaataaatgttggcaccgaaattgtctccctttagcTACACACTTAGCGGGTGGCCGAGACTCCGTCATCGTTATGCTTCAGCAGGACAAGTCTCCACCCAGTAACGACAGTGCAACATACCCACAGAGTTGTAATACAAGCTCTTCTTGCGCAAATAAGTCGGGTGGAAAGAAATTAGGCTCAAGCACCTGTGCCGCGGAGGGCATGTCTAGGTGTACTTGTATGATGCATTAAATGAGGATGAAAGAGAAGATAAGAGTGAGCGATACTAGCCTGTCATACATCACTAGTGTGTCCTGTAGCCTGCCAAACATAAAGGAGCTAGAGAGGTGAAATCAGGTTGAGCCTGATccttaattataattattcCCAGATTAATTTATTCCATCTTGAGTCTGAGGGATATGTGGGTAGGCGCCAAAAGGTTATGTTAGATGTATCAGCTGGCTATATGgtggcggccagccctgtataGATGTACATCATACAGAAAAGAAGGAGATGAGATCTGACCAGAGGACAGCCGTTACTTGGCAACCATTGCGCTAAACAGTTGGACCACCAACCTCCAGACCGTCGGGGCGATGGTGaaatttacaaacatgttttactGCTGAATTAATCCCAAGCTGCTGACTGAGACAAAGCCACGCACACGAAGGTGGAATATGTTGTAGAAATATGTGGAGTCTGAGTGCTACTCACTTTCTTTCGACGGCTCGATGACATATTTGATGGCGAGGTTCTCCGTGTGCTCTAGGCCGCCGCAGTGCCAGCCACCTCCTCGATGATCTGTGTCATGTCACGGCGGAACGTCTCGGCTGTCAGTGGGTCGACCTCTCCTGTTGAGGAAGCAAGAAATAGGTTTTAATTAAGCTCTcctactgtacagtgtacatcaGACAGTCCCACTGCATTACATTACAACttcccatgatgatgatgatgatgatgatgattattattattattattattattattattattattattattattattattattattattattgtcatcgcAACAAATGATTTATCTTGCATCACTTGTTTCACTGCACTTGTTGTGCTGCAACTGTACTATTTTCTAGTTCGAACTTATTTGATCGATTGATtaattggttgattgattgattgattagctatggaaaatttcaaacatttcaataaCAAAATGTTCACTGACCATCAATAACGGGCTCGTCTCCGCCGTCCTTACTTTCACTGGATCCTTTGCTGTCACTggagtcatcatcatctttactCTCACCGGAGTCTTTACTGTCATTAGAGTCGTCATCATCTTTACTCTCACCGGAGTCTTTACTGTCATTGGAGTCGTCATCATCTTTACTCTCACCGGAGTCTTTACTGTCATTGgagtcgtcatcatcattgagTCGTCTCTCACTCTCCCGGAGTCTTTACTGTCATTGGAGTCGTCATCATCCTTACTCTCACCTGAGTCTTTATTGTCATTGGAGTCGTCATCATCTTTACTCTCACCGGAGTCTTTACTGTCATTGGAGTCGTCATCATCCTTACTCTCACCTGAGTCTTTACTGTCATTGGAGTCGTCATCATCTTTACTCTCACCGGAGTCTTTATTGTCATTGGAGTCGTCGTCATCTTTACTTTCATCGGAGTCCTTGCTGTCATTGGAGGCCTCCTCTTCTTTGCTGTTACTTTCACTGGATTCCTCAGTTTCATCAGAGTCTTTAGAATCATCAGGTTTTTCAACCTCGACAACTGTCAAGTATACATCTTAAATTAgttttcatcttcctctttgGAGCGCCGCCATGTTACCTTTAGAAACCTTTTTACTGTGATTgtcattaacataaaaaaatttatttcttatatcaTCTAACAAAGCGGTATTTGTTTTGCATAAGTATTTGAACCACATGTCTGACTTAAAGTTTAACATCATGGCCATCGTAAGGTAGCTCACCTTCAGATTCCTCTCGTTTCACACTTTTAGCAGCAGCCGCTTGTCCACCCTCGGCCTGAAGATAAAGCAGGtcatgttgacatctttctgtctttctctctacctCCCTCTTTTTCTGAATGTTCCGCCTTTATCTAACCATCTAGCTTTAAGCCATACCCATGCAGTCCACCCAATAAGCCATCCAACCAGCTACTTTATTCACGCTGTTTTGTACGTTCATGTATTCCTCTATTATCAGcaataaaagcaaacagaatattttaatgCGACTTTTTTAGTTTCCTTTGTGACAAAAAATCTCTCAGTATTGACCCATTATATCTATCTTTCATTCATGTGATAAAGATTTCGACAAGGCTTCTCGCCACTGTCATGGTAACCACCGGAACTGTTATTAGACATTACAACTAGTTTCTACTATGGCTTTAGAGATTACAAGGTATTTGGTATTAAAGTAAAGAACTGGCCTTCTTCTTGATAGCCAGTCCCTGGGCAGTGGCCAGCACCACCAGCGCTAGGAACAAcagtttcagatgcatgatggcGGAGCTGTGGACGATGGCGGGGCTGTGTTCTTGCTTTGCTGATCTACCCGGTGGCAGGCTGATGACTGCCGGGTAGCACGCTACCCGTATTTTATATATCCTCTTACGCCTGTGCAGCTCGAGGGGGAAAGGAACTCTATAGAACAGTTCTCAACACGATATGTTCCCCTTTGTGTCTGATTGTCGTTAGTAGAGCAGAAGTAGGTCGCACCCACGGCACGGAGTGTATCAGCATTTCGAAATGACGAACATGTCATGCATGAGTTCACATCCATGTTTCATTAGTAAAATTAGGCAAGTTGTTTAAGGCAGGAAGGAATAAGGAATGACATGGAAGCAGGGACTGAAGAACGAAAGTATTAAGACGATCGGTAAAACAGATGGAGAAAAAAGAGGACAGGGTTTGGAGGAATGGAGACCTGCAGGTGAAGACAGTCTGACAACCTCGTGGGATGTGTGCATTGGCGCCGGCAGGGTATAGCATGGTATTAGGGGTATAGCAAGGTATAACAGGGTATAGCAAGTTCAGACCGCTTCTGTGAGAACTAATGGTAGTGGTCTCGAAAGTTTTATGTAGAAGGCTGTAGTCGAGGGCAAAGAGGTTACACTTAGTGTAGAAGTACGAGATGCTGCATCTTAGAGGACATGTGCACGATGTAGCTGAGGTTTTGAATAGAGCTGTGgtgtgacatttttaaatattattgttgatgtcttcCTCCACCCCACAGAAACGCCTTTTGGATGGGTTGCTGGGGAAGAGGAGGGCAGGTGAGTTCAGGTGAGGTCAGGGAGAGCGATCTACGGTCTGAATGAGGGGCTGTACTTTCTTTTTCCCTCAGCCCCGACACCACCTAGTCCTCCCACACTCTGCTTGAATTGCATGAATGCTTCTTGCTGGGTGGAACTGTACCTGGGCTGACTCACAACTTATACGATCTTCCAGCTTGAAATCTTGCGATATCGGCTTGACACACTGACTCGCAAAACTGTGTGAACGAATAGGTGGCTGGATGAATAGAGGGTGGAGAAGAGGGTgaggagggaagaaagagtGGATCGTCAAATCATCTCCAGCCTTGCTAACAGTgcctgtatatgtgtgtgtgagagagaacgaAACAGACTGAACGAGTAATTATGATTTCaatgataataaattaatttgtaatGCACATTTAATGCCTatactttccttcttctttctctcactttcccTGAATCATGCCTGTCAGACTTTAGGCTTATCTTTGGTTATCGAGGAGTGAAGTGTGAGACCCAGCTTTTTTCTGTGGTTTGTAAGGGCGGTATCCATATCTGCTCCCTCATTGTGCTCTAATCCTTCGTGTGATGAGATACCCGTCCGACATCTAGTTTAACTGGGGTATGTTGTGTCATCCGGGTAGCGAGGCGGCGAGCGCTACCCACCGCCTGCATACCTCCACTTTAGGGAGAGCAGCTATGGACCAAAGGCCACTAACAATCTCAGAAACATTAATTTACTGGCAGCTAACAGGGATTTTTGGGGCACACACTAGTGCAAATCTTATTAGTAGAGAAGAAAAAGCTTGCTTATAGGATATAATATTGCACATGTGTGTCTGCTCTGTGTGGTCCCATTGAGCCTCCAAAAGCTCCGGGTTACAGAAATCTTAGAAAGAACCCCTCTTTAGTCCTGAAGTGTGCAGCCCCCACCTGCCCTTGTTCAGCGTAGGCCGATAGATGCATGTTACCTGAGGTGCTTGGCACATTAAGTGGGTTAGTTGAGTGTAAAAAGCAAGAGGAATGTGTACAGCTTTTACACGTACAGTGTTGGGCTACATGCATGAAAGAGTTTGCGTCTCTCGCGAGCAGAACTCAATCCTGCCGAGGGCACAGCCCTCCCTGCTCCCTCCTCCCTTGAGGTTGTAATGATGAGCTGGCGGTGACGATTGCATTACAGGTTATTACAGTTGAGCCACACTGTGGAGCTGTATTGTGTCCATGCACATATCATAATACAGGGTGAGCGAGTTGAAAGCAGCCTGCCTCTTGTAATGCTATCAGACAAGGTGGGGTACCCTGTATGTTAGtgccctccaccccaccctgtcACACTGTCTAGCTGTATTTTCTGCTCATGTTGTAATATACACTGTACATAATACTCTATGTCCAGCTGTCTTATGTCACTGATAACTCAGCATTGTGGATAAACTATGCTACCTAGCTGAAGTCTCACTGTAGTCTCATTAAATATCATTGTGGAAAAACTAACAAGCTGTACATCAGTGAACTGACAGCTCCTGAACAGTAGCCTTATATCAAAACTGGTAAAATGACAGCTGTATGTAGGGGACAATCATGAAAGATGCTAGAGGATTGAACTCTTTGAAAATACAGATAAATAACATCTCTGATGAAAATACAGATAAATAACATCTCTGCTGGAAGTGGAAAGACAAGAGAGGGGGCGGGTAtctggaaatgaaaaaaacccGGAGATGGTAGTGGAATGGAAGATTTGAAGAGGTAAAGGGGTGAGAGAAGTAAAGGAGAAATAGTTCTGTGGACTATGCCATTGCAGATAAGTGCTAGttataatatatgtatgtgtgtgtgtgtgtggagaaataGTTGTGTGGATGAGTATTAGTTACATTAATGTACATTAATATATACATGAGTGCATCATGCCGCCCACGTATAGTAAATTGGCAAGTCTATGTGTCAAAGTGCAAATGCTGTCAGcaatatgaagaaaaaatgtaatgtgAGAAGGATACTTATAAAACCTTAAGGGATATTTTGCTCATGCAAGAGATAGGATGAttgaaggaaggagagaggtaTATATGTAATGTGCTATATTCAGCATTGCACTCTTGTACTTCCTTCTTCTTATCTTGTCAGCGGGATGAGGGTGTACATTCCACAAGGTCTTCCCTGGACACCCCTCTCCTGGGATCCCACAGAACCTGTCTTTTTTGCAGAACATTCATCTGATACAGGACTTCATGTGTTGCGAGGTCCTTCCATCCAACCTTTGGGGGAGACAGCTTCAGAAAGTCATGGTGACGCACTTAACCCTCAAGGATTATGTTTAAGGATACTAATAATAAACTCCTGGTTTTCACATATATAGAATATCATTGGGAGCACGCAATACCTGTAAAGCAGATTTGTTGAAATCTTTTATATCCCGTGGAATGTGTTTTTTGGAGGATTCAAACGATGTGCATGAAAGTATATTGCGACATTCCTGTCTGCCACGCTTGGCCGACTCCAGTGAGTGGTCTGCCCACGCGACATTGCACAATAAAGCTGCTCTCGCTGTTGGTCTTCCTGTTTAATCTCGTGCATCTACTacaacatacacacccacacgccCACACATATTGCACACTGTTTGCTCGGTGTGGTCCCGGTGAAACActtatataattaaatttacttACATATTTACTTTATGCAACATCTCAATCGGAATTGGGGACAAAGAGGACTTGTTCAAGGTTTTAGGAGAATAAGGTTTGTCTATCATTATAGTCTCAGCAGGATATGTCTACTCTAGACGATAATGAAACATGattaaccaccaccaccccataaGAACCAACAAAAAAGTAGCTTAAAATGTGACGGTGACAAACCAGCACCGGCCTGAGTAATTCAACTTTCTCCGTGTCCTAATCAAATGTGTACCTTTCCCTACCTGTGCCATACCCATCCCCTGCCTGTCATTACCTGCACCGTACACCGACTGCCTAGCTCAGAGGATGGTACATTCAGTCCTGATCGAGGCACACACTGTACTAATTATAAACAACCCAGGTAATGAGGACCAACCTAATCAATTGATCCTTAgtaagactgtgtgtgtatatggtgTGAGAGAGTAAGAGCATTTCATTGACTTTCCAGCCATTGTCACAGTAATTATGAGCTGTACTTAAAAATGCTTTCACTGATTCATCTACATTCTTCCACCCATCCACgagcaaacacacagaaactCCACCGCACGCGCGAACACATACATAATGGTGCCgtcacaaaaagtgaaaacacaGCTGTATTACCATacagaacaataacaacactcCATATATAGTTGACGTACAATATTAAATTCAatatacaaaaaacaaattaaattaaccTTCATAAAGCACAAGTTTCATTATCTTTCTCCGCTCCTCTTCATCTAATACTATCatgtggagaaagagaaagaggggagAGAGATCGTGGGTGTAGCTGATGTCCACAAATTAATGTATAAATTATGTCCATCTGTAGTGCTGTGTCGTGTCCTGGTCCTAGCTGACAGTCGAGCACAAACACCAAGTCAAAACTCCAAGTTAATTGTCCTCTACACTGCTCATTGAGTCCATTGATGTCAGTGGTAGCAATGGTCAGCATTGTACTTGTCCTCACCACAGTGTACACATGTCATTGTACTTCCATGATGGCCAGGCACACAATCAAATAACTGTGACTGGATCCTCGAAAACTGCACAGCAGTGGTTTGATCAGCACCAcagttgtataattttgtttctctttccttctgtgAAATATTTCCCTTTTAATGAAAGACTGTTGTTTGTTCTGTGCTAAACATAGGAgctagtatttatttatttgtatcaagtatttaaaaataagaatgaaataagtacataaagaaatgttagtatGCACTGATTAGGAATTTATTAGGAATATTGctgatgctgtttgtttttctgtaattttctaaCCCCtatgaaacaaaccaaaaggttcattcaataaagaattcgttcgttagtatttatttacaataacaTTATTTGGTTAATATTaggacaaacaacaaaacatagtTTTGGGGTAGAGGCTCAGTCACAGTAAAATCTTTCTTGACTTGTCGACCTTTGATGCTATGTCTTACTTCTGAATCCAAAGTTTCTCCCATCACAGCACCCCCACTGttttacactcacacacacggacatgAAATTTCAAATGGCTGTCTGAACAAGAGTTTGCCATTGA
The sequence above is a segment of the Pomacea canaliculata isolate SZHN2017 linkage group LG6, ASM307304v1, whole genome shotgun sequence genome. Coding sequences within it:
- the LOC112566396 gene encoding uncharacterized protein LOC112566396, with the protein product MAVSKNVQTSMWLLYRVITSSSSIGFKEDAICSSFSNLELKGGEFADAAQGITVPEELSKAFINDVGCLAGHINDIKELNAEIDNDSLTKTQALGIVVKVLSSLQTIIESGNSFSFKLAQAFATSETTTPAATESSDENSKRALERLLRTLQNNPDLLNRRSPK
- the LOC112566133 gene encoding LOW QUALITY PROTEIN: uncharacterized protein LOC112566133 (The sequence of the model RefSeq protein was modified relative to this genomic sequence to represent the inferred CDS: substituted 4 bases at 4 genomic stop codons), with amino-acid sequence MHLKLLFLALVVLATAQGLAIKKKAEGGQAAAAKSVKREESEVVEVEKPDDSKDSDETEESSESNSKEEEASNDSKDSDESKDDDDSNDNKDSGESKDDDDSNDSKDSGESKDDDDSNDSKDSGESKDDDDSNDNKDSGESKDDDDSNDSKDSGRVRDDSMMMTTPMTVKTPVWIVPKDFSCQFCLPGLYAVAVGEALQDALGQAAMAVSKNVQTSMWLLYRVITSSSSIGFKEDAICSSFSNLELKGGEFADAAQGITVPEELSKAFINDVGCLAGHINDIKELNAEIDNGNSQSSSFFPLGCTGVRGIYKIRVACYPTDPSLPPGRSAKQEHSPAVVHSSAIMHLKLLFLALVVLATAHGLAIKKKAEGGQAAAAKSVKREESEVEVENTGDSKDSDETDDSDESEQSSESNSKEEEASNDSNDSDHSKDDDDSSDSNDSDDSXGXXXLSDSKDSDDSKDDDDSSDSKDSDDSKDDDDSSDSKDSDDSKDDDDSSDSKGSSESKDSGDESVSTEGDENAKRALARLLRTLQNNPDLLSRRSPK